Below is a window of Sus scrofa isolate TJ Tabasco breed Duroc chromosome 3, Sscrofa11.1, whole genome shotgun sequence DNA.
ATTCTCTTTGCCTGGAATTCTTTTCCCATGGATCTTTTTATGGAAGAGCCCCTCTTCTCATCCTTAAttgaacccaaatgtccaatCTAACCCCCTCCCCATCAATTTGTCTCATCCCTTGGTTTTATTCTGTATAGTGTCACTATCTGAAATTCTCTTGTATCTTTTTGTACTTATTCATTTtgcacttatttttgtttttactctcttGTACCTTTTTGTATTCACAATacaactaaatgaataaataaatctcccCTCTATACCATAAGCCTCGTGACTTTGACTGTATCTATAGTGTcccttcttttttgaaaaagaactaaagcaaatgtggcaaaatgttaaatTGTGTTTAACCTGAGTGATGAATACACCAGGGTGCGTACCTACAAGTCATTTTTCACGTGTGAACAATTGCATAATATTTCAAAAGTCACACATGAGAGAGCAAGCCCTGGATTCCAGCCCTGCCGCTGCATTTCGGCCAAGCGACATAAGTTCTAAGAGACCTTTGTTGGCGAACATGGATTAATAGTGTTTGAATTTCAGGGTTGATGGTGAaaactaatgagaaaaaaatgtgtggaaTGACTTCTAGATGTTCTTCCCTGGGATATCATTCAAGAGCGAGTCCCGAATGCCTTTCCAGGTGTATCTTTTTCGGAGAGATGTTTGTTCTTAAAACTGATCAGAAATTACGTGGATGCATTTCAAAACAGTCCTGGccccaagaaaaataatttattgccaCTATTTTTTGCAAACACTACATGCACGCATGTCCTAGAGACATATGTAAGCACAGATTATGTATTAGCTCTGATTGCTGTGAAGGAGGGATACTTGGGTGGTTGGAGAACAAGAGTGGaatgaaattttacttttctttgctaACTTTAAGTACGTTCCATGTGGGTAGATTACCTACTCTAAAGCTAtaggttttgattttgtttttttaaggccaaacctgtggcagtggaatttcccaggccaggggtcacatcagagctgcagctggggcctacggcacagccacagcaacactggatccaagccacatctgtgactcatgctgcagcttttggcaatcctggatcctcaacccactgagcaaggccagggattgaaaccacatcctcacagagacatgatggggtccttaacccactaagccatgaaggaactccctagtttattttcttttttactttttgttgttgttgttttgctctttagggttgcacccgcggcatatggaggttcccagctaggggtcaaatcggagctacagctgctggtctacgccagagccacaacgacgtgggatccgagccgcgactgtgacctacaccacagctcacggcaacacgggatcctcaaccccctgagcgaggccagggatcgaacccgtgacctcctggttcctagtcggattcgtttccacggcaccactttgggaactccccagtcccTTCGATTTCTATGGGCGTGCCCAGTGCACTATACCTAGGGCCCCCTCGGAGCCAGTACAGTCCTCTTGCTCCCACCTAAACCGGAGTCTCTTGTCTCCACAGCAAATATCCTCACGGTGATCATCCTCTCGCAGCTGGTGGCCAGGAGGCAGAAATCCTCCTACAACTATCTCTTGGCCCTGGCTGCCGCGGACATCCTGGTCCTCTTTTTCATCGTGTTCGTGGACTTCCTCCTGGAAGATTTCATCCTGAACGTGCAGATGCCTCGGGTGCCGGACAAGATCATAGAAGTGCTGGAATTCTCGTCCATCCACACGTCCATCTGGATCACTGTTCCATTAACCATCGACCGGTACATCGCCGTGTGCCACCCCCTCAAGTACCACACTGTGTCCTACCCAGCCCGCACCCGCAAGGTCATCGTGAGTGTGTACCTCACCTGCTTCCTGACCAGCATCCCCTACTACTGGTGGCCCAACATCTGGACGGAAGACTACAGCAGCACCTCGGTGCACCACGTCCTCATCTGGGTCCACTGCTTCACCGTGTACCTGGTGCCCTGCTGCATCTTCTTCATCTTGAACTCGGTCATTGTGTACAAGCTCCGGCGGAAGAGCCATTTTCGCCTCCGCGGCTACTCCACCGGGAGGACCACTGCCATCCTGTTCAGCATCACCTCCATCTTCGCCACCCTCTGGGCGCCGCGCATCGTCATGATCCTCTACCACCTCTACGGGGCGCCCATCCAGAACCGCTGGCTGGTGCACGTGGTGTCCGACGTTGCCAACATGCTGGCCCTCCTCAACACGGCCATCAACTTCTTCCTCTACTGCTTCATCAGCAAGCGGTTCCGCTCCATGGCCGCCGCCACCCTCAAGGCCTTCATCAAGTGTCAGAAGCAACCGGCCCAGTTCTACACCCACCATAACTTTTCCATAACCAGTAGCCCCTGGATCTCGCCGGCCAACTCACACTGTATCAAGATGCTGGTGTACCAGTATGACAAAAACGGAAAGCCTATAAAAGTCTCCCCTTGACCCCGGAGGCGGGGAGGGCACCTCGTGCCTCTGCCTAATCCCTTTCCTGATGGGGAAGTGGTGGCCCATCCGGGGGCTGATCGGCTCTCTGGGCGAGCGGCAACCTGATTTCCCGTCTCCACGGACTGAGCAACTCTCAGACAGGTCGATGAGAAAaggtggaggagaggaaagaaaagcatgaaTCTTGTTTTcgtttctgccttttttttttttctccccccaagTCCTGGGGACAGTAAAAGTTCCTTCCCGATTTGAAGAGGCCATCGGAGGGGGTGTCTTAAGAGCCTATGACTTCACCGCGGCATCATCCACAGTCACTGGCAAC
It encodes the following:
- the GPR139 gene encoding probable G-protein coupled receptor 139; amino-acid sequence: MEHTHAHLVANSSLSWSPGSACGLGFVPIVYYSLLLCLGLPANILTVIILSQLVARRQKSSYNYLLALAAADILVLFFIVFVDFLLEDFILNVQMPRVPDKIIEVLEFSSIHTSIWITVPLTIDRYIAVCHPLKYHTVSYPARTRKVIVSVYLTCFLTSIPYYWWPNIWTEDYSSTSVHHVLIWVHCFTVYLVPCCIFFILNSVIVYKLRRKSHFRLRGYSTGRTTAILFSITSIFATLWAPRIVMILYHLYGAPIQNRWLVHVVSDVANMLALLNTAINFFLYCFISKRFRSMAAATLKAFIKCQKQPAQFYTHHNFSITSSPWISPANSHCIKMLVYQYDKNGKPIKVSP